A genomic window from Dechloromonas sp. A34 includes:
- a CDS encoding PHP domain-containing protein, translating to MVARRAAANGVDLWALTDHDDLGGQAIARATADEVGMGFVNGVEISIEWKGVPIHIVGLGFDVADPALSGGLDELRIGRVERAKRMGDALAAIGIPGVYEGALCFVTNPSLISRAHFARYLVSIGIARDVSGVFQHYLTPGKPGYVDHRWATLAEAIGWITGAGGVAVVAHPGRYKMSGGDMRKFLDDFKDLGGQGIEVTCGSHSPDHVMHFARLARHYAFHASRGSDFHGPEESYVDLGKLPQLPEDLKPVWRLIR from the coding sequence GTGGTGGCGCGCCGGGCGGCGGCCAATGGCGTCGACCTCTGGGCGCTGACCGACCACGACGATCTGGGCGGCCAGGCCATTGCCAGGGCCACGGCCGACGAGGTCGGCATGGGTTTCGTCAATGGGGTCGAGATTTCCATCGAATGGAAAGGCGTGCCAATTCATATCGTTGGTCTCGGCTTCGATGTGGCCGACCCGGCCCTGTCCGGCGGCCTCGATGAACTCCGCATCGGCCGTGTCGAGCGTGCCAAGCGCATGGGCGATGCGCTGGCCGCCATTGGCATTCCCGGGGTTTATGAAGGGGCGCTGTGTTTCGTCACTAACCCGAGCCTGATTTCCCGCGCCCATTTCGCCCGCTATCTGGTGTCGATCGGCATTGCCCGCGATGTGTCCGGCGTGTTTCAGCATTACCTGACCCCGGGCAAGCCGGGTTATGTCGATCACCGTTGGGCGACGCTGGCCGAGGCGATTGGCTGGATTACCGGAGCCGGCGGTGTTGCCGTGGTCGCCCATCCCGGTCGATACAAGATGTCGGGTGGCGACATGCGCAAGTTTCTCGACGATTTCAAGGATCTGGGCGGGCAGGGTATCGAGGTTACTTGCGGCAGCCATTCGCCCGACCACGTGATGCATTTCGCCCGACTGGCCAGGCACTATGCCTTCCATGCCTCGCGCGGCTCGGATTTTCACGGGCCGGAAGAAAGCTACGTCGACCTCGGCAAGTTGCCGCAACTGCCGGAAGACCTCAAACCGGTCTGGCGTCTGATCCGTTAA
- a CDS encoding L-threonylcarbamoyladenylate synthase, translated as MARVVNIHPESPQPRLLAQAAEFIRDGGLVALPTDSCYALGCRLGDKDALDRVRLIRQMDERHHLTLMVRDLSEIAHFARVDNAQYRLLKATTPGSYTFILEGTKELPRRVLHPKRKTIGLRVPAHPVALALLQELNEPLLTTTLQLPGDELPLTEGWEIQDRLDDQLDLILDAGQCGTEPTTVIDLTGSVPELIRAGRGSLAPFGLD; from the coding sequence ATGGCCCGTGTCGTCAATATTCATCCCGAGTCGCCCCAACCACGCCTGCTCGCTCAGGCGGCTGAGTTCATCCGCGATGGTGGTCTGGTCGCCTTGCCGACCGACTCCTGCTACGCCCTGGGTTGCCGTCTCGGCGACAAGGACGCGCTTGATCGTGTTCGCCTGATCCGCCAGATGGATGAGCGCCATCACCTGACGCTGATGGTTCGCGATCTCTCGGAAATCGCCCATTTTGCCCGTGTCGACAATGCCCAGTACCGCCTGCTCAAGGCGACGACGCCGGGCAGCTACACCTTTATCCTCGAAGGCACCAAGGAATTGCCGCGCCGGGTGCTGCATCCCAAGCGCAAGACCATCGGCCTGCGCGTCCCGGCGCACCCGGTGGCGCTGGCGCTGCTTCAGGAATTGAACGAGCCGCTGCTGACCACGACGCTGCAACTGCCGGGCGACGAATTGCCGCTAACCGAGGGCTGGGAAATTCAGGACCGCCTGGACGATCAGCTCGATCTGATCCTCGATGCCGGCCAATGCGGCACCGAGCCGACCACAGTCATCGACCTGACCGGTTCGGTGCCTGAATTGATCCGGGCTGGACGCGGCTCGCTGGCACCCTTCGGACTGGACTGA
- a CDS encoding segregation and condensation protein A, which yields MNTAVDAPQAVLFEPVARIYGEPLAHLPQDLYIPPDALAIMLDAFEGPLDLLLYLIRKANVDILDIPMAPLTRQYLNYIESMRATNLELAADYLVMAAMLIEIKSRMLLPRHKVGEGDEAEDPRAELVRRLMEYEQMKIGGQKLNEMPQAEREFFWVETLVEKSLYVRLPEVSVDDLKEAWMAVVRQARLNKHHKIGREELSVREHMGIILRLLQERGGFVQFETMFDPAMGAPGLVVHFLAMLELAREKLVEFTQTEAFAPIYVRVHQGGTEPGQESA from the coding sequence ATGAATACAGCGGTTGATGCGCCCCAGGCGGTACTTTTCGAGCCGGTCGCCCGCATTTATGGCGAGCCGCTGGCGCATCTGCCGCAGGATCTCTATATCCCGCCCGATGCTCTGGCGATCATGCTCGATGCCTTCGAGGGGCCACTCGACCTGTTGCTCTATCTGATCCGCAAGGCCAATGTCGATATCCTCGATATCCCGATGGCGCCGCTGACCCGGCAGTACCTCAATTACATCGAGAGCATGCGGGCCACCAACCTCGAACTGGCCGCCGACTATCTGGTGATGGCGGCGATGCTGATCGAGATCAAGTCGCGCATGCTGTTGCCGCGGCACAAAGTAGGTGAGGGCGACGAAGCAGAAGATCCGCGGGCTGAACTGGTGCGCCGGCTGATGGAATACGAGCAGATGAAAATCGGCGGCCAGAAGCTCAACGAAATGCCGCAGGCTGAGCGGGAGTTTTTCTGGGTCGAGACGCTGGTCGAGAAGTCGCTCTACGTGCGCTTGCCAGAAGTCTCGGTCGACGATCTCAAGGAGGCCTGGATGGCGGTGGTTCGCCAAGCCCGGTTGAACAAGCACCACAAGATCGGGCGCGAAGAGTTGTCGGTGCGCGAGCACATGGGCATCATTTTGCGTCTGTTGCAGGAGCGCGGCGGCTTCGTGCAATTTGAAACGATGTTCGACCCGGCGATGGGCGCGCCCGGCCTGGTCGTGCATTTCCTGGCCATGCTCGAGCTGGCCCGCGAGAAGCTGGTCGAATTTACCCAAACCGAGGCCTTTGCGCCGATTTACGTGAGAGTGCATCAAGGTGGAACCGAGCCTGGTCAAGAGAGTGCTTGA
- a CDS encoding arginase, whose amino-acid sequence MTKRIRIIGAASGIGAQDRACADGPVAYHRSQAWHELEHHPQVDWGRTLFAPEGPGMSAAGRIAGLCRQLADEVDLALRAGEFPLVIGGDHSVAIGTWSGVARVAGAPVGLLWIDAHLDSHTPETSYSGAIHGMPMACLLGRGDKRLLNIGLVGLQVSAPHTVVLGPRSYEPEEIEFLQQMGVRIIDSDEILGRGFAACLDEAVAIVGGAPNGFGVTLDLDAIDPGLAPGVGSPEPEGLWDGDVLAAVRRLSALPGLRALEIVEYNPDRDSQGVTADLISDLIAEILPAVAG is encoded by the coding sequence ATGACCAAGCGAATCCGGATCATCGGTGCCGCCAGTGGAATCGGTGCCCAGGATCGGGCCTGTGCGGACGGACCGGTGGCCTACCATCGCTCACAGGCCTGGCATGAGTTGGAACACCATCCGCAAGTCGATTGGGGCCGCACCCTGTTTGCCCCCGAGGGGCCGGGGATGTCCGCGGCCGGGCGGATCGCTGGCCTTTGTCGACAATTGGCGGACGAGGTGGACCTGGCCTTGCGGGCCGGCGAGTTTCCGCTGGTGATCGGTGGCGATCATTCCGTCGCCATCGGCACCTGGAGCGGCGTGGCGCGGGTGGCCGGGGCGCCGGTTGGCCTGCTCTGGATCGATGCCCACCTCGACAGCCATACCCCGGAAACGAGCTACTCCGGCGCGATTCACGGCATGCCGATGGCCTGCCTGCTGGGGCGGGGCGACAAGCGGCTGCTCAATATCGGCTTGGTGGGGCTACAGGTCAGTGCGCCCCACACGGTGGTACTGGGGCCGCGTAGCTACGAGCCGGAAGAGATCGAGTTCCTACAGCAGATGGGCGTGCGGATCATCGATAGCGACGAGATTCTGGGGCGGGGCTTTGCCGCTTGTCTCGACGAAGCAGTGGCCATCGTAGGCGGTGCGCCGAACGGCTTCGGGGTGACGCTCGATCTCGACGCCATCGATCCCGGACTGGCGCCGGGCGTCGGCAGCCCCGAGCCGGAAGGCTTGTGGGATGGCGATGTGCTGGCCGCCGTGCGGCGTCTGTCGGCTCTGCCCGGCCTGCGCGCGCTGGAAATCGTCGAATACAACCCGGACCGCGACAGCCAGGGCGTCACCGCGGATTTGATCTCGGATCTAATTGCTGAAATCCTGCCCGCTGTGGCGGGCTGA
- a CDS encoding site-2 protease family protein — protein sequence MESLIQTIAVAALPVIFAITLHEAAHGYAARYFGDPTAWQMGRISLNPVRHIDLVGTIIIPAAILLFSGGTFLFGYAKPVPVDFTRLRNPKKDMFWVALAGPGANLFMAFCWAAMLKLAWLLPSNIFTVPLSEMSKIGIVVNCVLMVLNLLPLPPLDGGRIAVSLLPHRLAWKFAKIEPWGFPILLLLLFTGILSTIMNPLVILSARAIEAIFGLY from the coding sequence ATTGAGAGCCTGATCCAGACCATCGCCGTTGCCGCCTTGCCAGTGATTTTCGCGATCACCCTGCACGAAGCGGCGCATGGTTATGCGGCCCGCTATTTTGGCGATCCGACCGCCTGGCAAATGGGGCGCATCAGCCTCAATCCGGTACGCCACATCGATCTGGTCGGCACCATCATCATTCCGGCGGCGATCCTGCTCTTCTCCGGCGGGACCTTCCTGTTCGGCTATGCCAAGCCGGTGCCGGTAGATTTCACGCGCCTGCGCAATCCGAAGAAGGACATGTTCTGGGTTGCTTTGGCGGGGCCAGGGGCCAACCTGTTCATGGCCTTCTGCTGGGCCGCCATGCTTAAGCTGGCCTGGCTGTTGCCGTCCAATATATTCACCGTCCCGCTTTCCGAGATGAGCAAGATCGGCATCGTCGTCAATTGCGTCTTGATGGTGCTCAACCTGTTGCCGCTGCCGCCGCTCGATGGTGGCCGGATTGCGGTCAGCCTTCTGCCGCATCGATTGGCCTGGAAGTTCGCGAAAATCGAACCGTGGGGCTTTCCGATTTTGTTGCTCCTGCTGTTCACCGGTATTCTCAGCACCATCATGAACCCGCTGGTCATTCTTTCGGCGCGGGCCATCGAAGCCATTTTTGGACTTTATTGA
- a CDS encoding DUF2946 family protein, whose product MTVDLSAIAKWPNVPACYDWLLLDRRGDWRLQGERVTHSGLIAFINRQYGCDESGCWFLQNGPQRVFVSLAYTPWVFRRDGEQFVSHTGQPAGQPQAIFLDDEGSILLETGLGIGLLDDRDLPAFLGECLDARHLPADEQALLDLMHGTTSAITWHGIPLQPMAAADVARRYRFNPQPKP is encoded by the coding sequence ATGACCGTCGATCTCTCTGCCATCGCCAAGTGGCCCAACGTCCCCGCCTGTTACGACTGGTTGTTGCTCGATCGGCGGGGCGACTGGCGACTGCAGGGAGAGCGCGTCACGCACAGCGGCCTGATTGCCTTCATCAACCGGCAGTACGGGTGTGACGAATCAGGCTGCTGGTTTCTGCAAAACGGCCCGCAACGGGTTTTCGTCAGTCTCGCCTACACGCCCTGGGTCTTCCGGCGCGACGGCGAGCAATTCGTCAGTCATACCGGCCAGCCGGCGGGACAGCCGCAGGCCATCTTCCTCGATGATGAAGGCAGCATCCTGCTCGAAACCGGGCTCGGCATCGGCCTGCTCGACGACCGCGACCTCCCCGCCTTTCTCGGCGAATGCCTCGACGCGCGCCATCTGCCCGCCGACGAACAGGCCCTGCTCGACCTGATGCACGGTACGACCAGCGCCATTACCTGGCACGGCATCCCACTGCAGCCGATGGCGGCGGCCGACGTCGCCCGGCGCTACCGCTTCAACCCGCAGCCGAAGCCCTGA
- a CDS encoding lipid-A-disaccharide synthase N-terminal domain-containing protein — MFGYDWEALIWIAIGFGGQGLFMMRFLVQWWSSEKEKRVVVPVAFWYFSILGGVVLTVYAIHRNDPVFIFGQGLGLIIYFRNLHLHYKGKGRGAAS, encoded by the coding sequence ATGTTCGGATACGACTGGGAGGCCTTGATCTGGATCGCTATCGGTTTTGGCGGCCAGGGGCTGTTCATGATGCGTTTCCTTGTCCAGTGGTGGTCAAGTGAAAAGGAAAAGCGCGTCGTCGTACCGGTGGCTTTCTGGTATTTCAGCATCCTCGGTGGCGTGGTGCTGACCGTGTACGCCATTCATCGTAACGATCCGGTGTTCATCTTCGGCCAGGGGCTCGGGCTGATCATCTATTTCCGCAATTTGCATCTGCACTACAAGGGTAAGGGCCGCGGCGCGGCTTCCTGA
- a CDS encoding tryptophan--tRNA ligase, which yields MYAERVLSGMRPTGALHLGHYHGVLKNWVRLQHEYPCLFFVADWHALTTHYDNPQGIEQATWDMIIDWLAAGVDPNQATLFIQSKVPEHAELHLLMSMMTPLGWLERVPTYKDQQEKLAGKDLTTYGFLGYPLLMSADILIYRADKVPVGEDQIPHVEFTRELARRFNHMYGREPGFEDKAREAVKKLGSKKARLYEELRVRFQQDGDKEAVEQAKAILNEIQHLSAVDRERLFGYLEGTGKMILVEPGYLLTEESKMPGLDGQKMSKSYHNTITLRESEESVAKKVKSMPTDPARVRRHDPGEPTKCPVWQLHQVYSNDACKEWVQQGCRTAGIGCIECKQPVIDGILREQAPMRERAQVYLDDPTLVKNIIADGCEKARELARETMRDVREAMGLEYH from the coding sequence ATGTACGCAGAACGTGTTCTTTCCGGCATGCGCCCCACGGGCGCCCTCCATCTCGGCCATTACCACGGGGTTCTCAAGAACTGGGTCAGACTCCAGCATGAATATCCCTGCCTGTTCTTCGTCGCCGACTGGCATGCGTTGACGACGCACTACGACAATCCGCAGGGTATCGAGCAAGCCACCTGGGACATGATCATCGACTGGCTGGCGGCCGGCGTCGATCCGAACCAAGCGACACTGTTCATCCAGTCCAAGGTGCCGGAGCACGCCGAACTGCATTTGCTGATGTCAATGATGACGCCGCTCGGATGGCTGGAGCGCGTGCCGACCTACAAGGACCAGCAGGAAAAGCTGGCCGGCAAGGACCTGACGACCTACGGCTTCCTTGGCTACCCGCTGCTGATGAGCGCCGACATCCTGATCTACCGTGCCGACAAGGTGCCGGTCGGCGAAGACCAGATTCCGCACGTCGAATTCACCCGCGAACTGGCTCGCCGCTTCAATCACATGTACGGCCGCGAACCGGGTTTCGAGGACAAGGCGCGTGAAGCCGTCAAGAAACTGGGCAGCAAGAAGGCGCGTCTCTACGAAGAGTTGCGCGTTCGCTTCCAGCAGGATGGCGACAAGGAGGCGGTCGAGCAGGCCAAGGCCATTCTCAATGAAATCCAGCATCTTTCTGCCGTCGATCGCGAGCGCCTGTTCGGTTACCTCGAAGGTACCGGCAAGATGATCCTGGTCGAGCCTGGCTACCTGTTGACCGAGGAATCCAAGATGCCGGGACTGGACGGCCAGAAGATGTCCAAGTCCTATCACAACACGATCACCCTGCGCGAATCCGAGGAGTCGGTGGCCAAGAAGGTCAAGAGCATGCCGACCGACCCGGCCCGCGTCCGCCGCCACGATCCGGGTGAGCCGACCAAGTGCCCGGTCTGGCAACTGCATCAGGTCTATTCCAACGACGCTTGCAAGGAATGGGTGCAGCAGGGTTGTCGTACCGCCGGCATCGGCTGCATCGAATGCAAGCAGCCGGTCATTGACGGCATCCTGCGCGAGCAGGCGCCGATGCGCGAACGGGCACAGGTTTATCTGGACGATCCGACGCTGGTCAAGAACATCATCGCCGACGGTTGCGAAAAGGCCCGCGAACTAGCCCGCGAAACCATGCGCGACGTGCGCGAGGCGATGGGGCTGGAATACCATTGA
- the gcvT gene encoding glycine cleavage system aminomethyltransferase GcvT, producing MLKKTVLNAAHRALSARMVDFGGWDMPVNYGSQIEEHHAVRKDCGMFDVSHMCPVDVIGADCRPFLSRLVANDVAKLKVSGKALYSAMLNEAGGVIDDLIIYFLTDTRFRIVINAGTADKDLAWMQAKAAEWKLDVTITQRRNGDNALGIIAVQGPNARAKVWSVLPQAKAAIVDLKPFFAAEVDQYFIASTGYTGEDGYEIMLPAGEAEAMWNTLHQSGVAPCGLGARDTLRLEAGMNLYGQDMDETVSPLDAGLAWTVSLNTERDFVGKAALVANGQQKAFLGLILLDKGVLRGHQKVVTAKGEGEITSGSFSPTLQQSIALARLPLGVAIGDEVEVDIRGKLLKAKVTKPVFARNGKAVI from the coding sequence ATGCTGAAGAAAACGGTTTTGAATGCCGCCCACCGCGCACTGAGTGCCCGGATGGTCGATTTCGGCGGTTGGGACATGCCGGTCAATTACGGTTCGCAGATAGAGGAACACCATGCCGTGCGCAAGGACTGTGGCATGTTCGACGTCTCCCACATGTGCCCGGTTGACGTCATCGGCGCCGACTGCCGCCCCTTTCTGTCCCGCCTGGTCGCCAACGATGTCGCCAAGCTCAAGGTCTCCGGCAAGGCGCTGTACTCCGCCATGCTCAACGAGGCCGGCGGCGTCATCGACGACCTGATCATCTATTTCCTGACCGACACCCGTTTCCGCATCGTCATCAATGCCGGCACCGCCGACAAGGATTTGGCCTGGATGCAGGCCAAGGCCGCCGAGTGGAAGCTCGACGTCACCATCACCCAGCGCCGCAATGGCGACAACGCGCTTGGCATCATCGCCGTCCAGGGCCCGAATGCCCGCGCCAAGGTGTGGTCGGTGCTGCCCCAGGCCAAGGCGGCCATTGTTGACCTCAAGCCCTTCTTTGCCGCCGAAGTAGACCAGTACTTCATTGCCAGCACCGGCTACACCGGTGAGGACGGCTACGAAATCATGCTCCCGGCCGGCGAAGCCGAAGCTATGTGGAATACCCTGCACCAGTCCGGCGTCGCCCCCTGTGGCCTCGGCGCCCGCGACACGCTGCGCCTCGAAGCCGGCATGAATCTCTATGGCCAGGACATGGACGAAACGGTTTCCCCGCTCGACGCAGGGCTGGCGTGGACCGTGTCGCTGAATACCGAGCGCGACTTCGTCGGCAAGGCCGCCCTGGTCGCCAACGGCCAGCAGAAAGCTTTCCTCGGCCTGATCCTGCTCGACAAGGGCGTGCTGCGCGGCCACCAGAAGGTCGTCACCGCCAAGGGCGAAGGCGAAATCACCTCTGGCAGCTTTTCGCCGACCCTGCAGCAATCCATCGCCCTTGCCCGCCTGCCGCTCGGCGTGGCCATCGGCGACGAAGTCGAAGTCGATATCCGCGGCAAGCTGCTCAAGGCCAAGGTCACCAAACCCGTATTCGCCCGCAACGGCAAGGCAGTCATCTAA
- the gcvH gene encoding glycine cleavage system protein GcvH, with translation MSNVPANLKYTASHEWMLLNADGTVTVGITDHAQEALGDLVFVELPEVGAHFDAEKEIAVVESVKAAADVYAPVSGTVSEVNQAAADAPESVNQDAYAAWLFKMTPDNVADLDKMLDAAAYQAAADEH, from the coding sequence ATGTCCAACGTTCCCGCCAACCTCAAGTACACCGCCTCCCACGAATGGATGCTGCTCAACGCTGACGGCACCGTCACCGTCGGCATCACCGACCACGCCCAGGAAGCCCTCGGCGACCTCGTTTTCGTCGAGCTGCCGGAAGTCGGCGCCCATTTCGATGCCGAGAAGGAAATCGCCGTCGTCGAATCGGTCAAGGCCGCCGCCGACGTCTACGCCCCGGTTTCGGGCACCGTCAGCGAAGTCAACCAGGCCGCCGCCGACGCGCCGGAATCGGTCAATCAGGATGCCTACGCCGCCTGGCTGTTCAAGATGACCCCGGACAACGTCGCCGACCTCGACAAGATGCTCGACGCCGCCGCCTACCAGGCCGCCGCCGACGAGCACTAA
- the gcvP gene encoding aminomethyl-transferring glycine dehydrogenase, whose product MPLNQPLSALEQRDEFIARHIGPCPTEMAAMLAAIGADSLEQLIDQTVPAAIRLPADLALPAPRREHEALADLKAIASKNVVNKSCIGMGYYDTLTPKVILRNVMENPGWYTAYTPYQAEIAQGRLEALLNFQQMVTDLTGLEIANASLLDEATAAAEAMTMARRVSKSKSNRFLIDSACFPQTIDVVKTRAGYFGFEVVIAPADSLKDDEFFGALLQYPNDNGEVRDLTGTIASLKARGATVAVASDLMALVLLKSPGAMGADIALGSSQRFGIPMGFGGPHAAFFATRTAHVRSMPGRIIGVSKDARGNTAYRMTLQTREQHIRREKANSNICTSQVLLANMAGMYAVYHGPQGLKTIAGRIHRLTAILAEGLKRAGVTVLTKQFFDTVHFDLGARAEAVYNDALAAGYNLRRVSAGVLGAAFDETTSRNDVTVLFKLIAQVTLDMESIDAQVAAADPALPAALFRSDAILQHPVFNTHHTEHEMLRYLKSLQNKDLALDHSMISLGSCTMKLNATSEMIPVTWPEFGGLHPFAPRDQAVGYHEMIAGLTEWLKTVTGFDAICMQPNSGAQGEYAGLVAIDRYHASRGEEHRNVCLIPKSAHGTNPASAQMANMKVVVVDCDTSGNVDVADLRAKAEEHANDLSCLMITYPSTHGVFEEAVKDICAIVHQYGGQVYMDGANLNAQVGLTSPGFIGADVSHMNLHKTFAIPHGGGGPGMGPIGLKAHLAPFMSNHVVAPIDGPHGGQGAVSAAPFGSASILTISWMYLAMLGGAGVKKATQVAILNANYVARKLNDHYPVLYFGKNGRVAHECILDIRPLKAATGISETDIAKRLMDYGFHAPTVSFPVAGTIMVEPTESESKAELDRFIAALIAIREEIRQIENGVWTADNNPLKNAPHSQADVIDGEWKHPYSRQQAVFPLPWVAANKFWPSVNRIDDVYGDRNLNCACPPMEAYAD is encoded by the coding sequence ATGCCGCTCAATCAACCGCTCTCCGCCCTGGAGCAGCGTGACGAGTTCATCGCCCGTCACATAGGCCCCTGCCCGACCGAAATGGCCGCCATGCTGGCCGCCATCGGCGCCGACAGCCTGGAACAGCTGATCGACCAGACCGTTCCCGCCGCCATCCGCCTGCCCGCCGACCTGGCGCTGCCGGCCCCGCGCCGCGAACACGAAGCGCTGGCCGACCTCAAGGCCATCGCCAGCAAGAACGTGGTCAACAAGTCCTGCATCGGCATGGGCTATTACGACACGCTGACGCCCAAGGTCATCCTGCGCAATGTCATGGAAAACCCGGGCTGGTACACCGCCTACACGCCCTATCAGGCGGAAATCGCCCAGGGTCGCCTGGAAGCGCTGCTCAACTTCCAGCAAATGGTCACCGACCTGACCGGCCTCGAAATCGCCAACGCCTCGCTGCTCGATGAAGCCACCGCCGCTGCCGAAGCGATGACCATGGCGCGCCGTGTCTCGAAGTCCAAATCCAACCGTTTCCTGATCGATAGCGCCTGCTTCCCGCAGACCATCGACGTGGTCAAGACCCGCGCCGGCTACTTCGGCTTCGAAGTGGTCATCGCGCCGGCCGACAGCCTCAAGGACGACGAATTCTTCGGCGCCCTGCTCCAGTATCCGAACGACAACGGCGAAGTCCGCGACCTGACCGGGACCATCGCCAGTCTCAAGGCCCGCGGCGCCACGGTCGCCGTCGCCAGCGACCTGATGGCGCTGGTGCTCCTGAAATCGCCGGGCGCCATGGGCGCCGACATCGCCCTCGGTTCCAGCCAGCGCTTCGGCATTCCGATGGGCTTCGGCGGCCCGCACGCCGCCTTCTTCGCCACCCGCACCGCCCATGTCCGCTCGATGCCGGGCCGCATTATCGGCGTCTCGAAAGACGCCCGCGGCAACACCGCCTACCGCATGACGCTGCAGACGCGCGAACAGCACATCCGCCGCGAAAAAGCCAATTCCAACATCTGCACCTCGCAGGTGCTGTTGGCCAACATGGCCGGCATGTATGCCGTCTATCACGGCCCGCAGGGCCTGAAGACCATCGCCGGCCGCATTCACCGGCTGACCGCGATCCTCGCCGAAGGCCTGAAGCGGGCCGGCGTTACGGTGCTGACCAAGCAGTTCTTCGACACCGTGCATTTCGACCTCGGCGCCCGCGCCGAAGCGGTCTACAACGACGCGCTGGCCGCCGGCTACAACCTGCGTCGCGTTTCGGCCGGAGTACTCGGCGCCGCCTTCGACGAAACGACCAGCCGCAATGATGTGACCGTGCTGTTCAAGCTGATCGCCCAGGTCACGCTCGACATGGAGTCCATCGACGCCCAGGTCGCCGCCGCCGACCCGGCCCTGCCGGCCGCCCTGTTCCGCAGCGACGCCATCCTGCAGCACCCGGTATTCAACACGCACCACACCGAACACGAGATGCTGCGCTACCTGAAGTCGCTGCAGAACAAGGATCTGGCACTCGACCATTCGATGATTTCGCTCGGTTCCTGCACCATGAAGCTGAACGCGACCAGCGAGATGATCCCGGTCACCTGGCCGGAATTCGGCGGCCTGCATCCCTTCGCCCCGCGCGACCAGGCAGTTGGCTATCACGAGATGATCGCCGGCTTGACCGAGTGGCTGAAGACCGTCACCGGTTTCGACGCCATCTGCATGCAGCCGAACTCCGGCGCCCAGGGCGAGTACGCCGGCCTGGTGGCGATCGACCGCTACCATGCCAGCCGCGGCGAAGAACACCGCAATGTCTGCCTGATCCCGAAGTCGGCCCATGGCACCAACCCGGCCTCCGCCCAGATGGCCAACATGAAGGTCGTCGTCGTCGATTGCGATACCAGCGGCAACGTCGATGTCGCCGATCTGCGGGCCAAGGCCGAGGAACACGCCAACGACCTGTCCTGTCTGATGATCACCTACCCGTCCACGCATGGCGTGTTCGAGGAAGCGGTCAAGGACATCTGCGCCATCGTGCACCAATATGGCGGCCAGGTTTACATGGACGGCGCCAACCTCAATGCCCAGGTCGGCCTGACCTCGCCCGGCTTCATCGGCGCCGACGTCAGCCACATGAACCTGCACAAGACCTTCGCCATCCCGCATGGCGGCGGCGGACCGGGCATGGGCCCGATCGGTCTCAAGGCCCATCTCGCCCCCTTCATGTCCAACCATGTCGTGGCCCCGATCGACGGCCCGCATGGCGGCCAGGGTGCGGTTTCCGCCGCCCCCTTCGGCTCGGCTTCGATCCTGACCATTTCCTGGATGTACCTCGCCATGCTCGGCGGTGCCGGCGTCAAGAAGGCGACCCAGGTCGCCATCCTGAATGCCAACTACGTCGCCAGGAAGCTGAACGACCACTACCCAGTGCTCTATTTCGGCAAGAATGGCCGCGTCGCCCACGAGTGCATTCTCGACATCCGCCCGCTCAAGGCGGCGACCGGGATCAGCGAAACCGACATCGCCAAGCGCCTGATGGACTACGGTTTCCACGCGCCGACAGTGTCCTTCCCGGTGGCTGGCACGATCATGGTCGAGCCGACGGAATCTGAATCGAAGGCCGAGTTGGACCGCTTCATCGCCGCTCTGATCGCCATTCGTGAGGAAATCCGCCAGATCGAGAACGGCGTCTGGACTGCCGACAACAATCCGCTGAAGAATGCCCCGCATTCCCAAGCGGATGTCATCGACGGCGAGTGGAAGCATCCCTACAGCCGCCAGCAGGCGGTCTTCCCGCTGCCCTGGGTGGCGGCCAACAAGTTCTGGCCGAGCGTCAATCGCATCGACGATGTGTACGGCGACCGCAACCTGAACTGTGCCTGCCCGCCTATGGAAGCGTACGCCGACTGA